The following is a genomic window from Niveispirillum cyanobacteriorum.
CCGAACACCATGCCGATACCGGCCAGACCGAAGCCGTATTTCCAGCCATAGGTCTCGCCCAGGTAACCGCAGGCGATGGTGGAGAAGAACGAGCCCAGGTTCACGCCCATATAGAAGATCGTGTAACCGGGGTCGCGGCGCGGATCGTCCTTGCTGCCATACAGCTTGCCGACCATGGTCGAGATGTTCGACTTCAGGAAGCCGACGCCGGTGATGATGAAGGCCAGCGACAGGAACATGATCTGGTCATAGGGCGACTGACGCACCACGACACCGTCAATGACCTGCGCGGGAGAGCCTTCAAACGCCATGCCGATATGGCCGCAGACCAGCAGGATGGCGCCCAGCATCACCGCCTTGCGGCTGCCCAGATACCGGTCGGCGATCAGGCCGCCGATCACCGGCATCGCATAGTTCAGGGAGGCGTAGCTGGCATAGATGAAGCCGGCGGTCCCGTCGCTATAGAGGAAATGCTTGACCAGATAGAGGGTCAGTAGTGCCCGCATGCCGTAGAAGGAGAAGCGTTCCCACATCTCGGCGAAGAACAGGGGCGCCAGACCACGCGGATGCCCGAAAAAACCCCGTTCGGGGTCGTTTGATATCCAAGCCATTGCAGCCTTGTTGTGTTTGGATGCTGAGGAAGGCGCCGCTATAGCATGTTTGTCATGTCCGACATAGGGGGCAACTGTATCGGCCTGTGATGGCCATCACAGGTTATCGACACTGCTCACCTCACACGAACAGCGGCCCCGTCTCAAAGCTGCTGCGCTTGCCCAAATCCTTCTCATGCCGCGCCAACCATTCATCGGCCGCCGCCCGGCCCGTATCGCGCAGGTCGGACAGGAAGCCCCAATCGGCATTCAGCTTGCTGGACACGCCCAGATGGCCCATCCGTTCCTCCGCCTCGATCCGGTGCAGATGGATGGACCGCATGCCAGACGCCTCTTCCGTCATCGCCCCCTTGGCCAGCAGCCGGTTTACCAGCTCGATCGAGCGCAATTCGCGCAGGAAGATGGAATTGAAGCTGACCTCATTCATGCGGTCGACAATAGCGGTGGGTGCCTTTGGCACGTCGGGCCGTTCGATGGGCGTGACCTGGATGATCAGGATATCGTTGGTCCGGCACTCCTTGATGAGCGGGTCCAGGACCGGGTTACCCATATAGCCGCCGTCCCAGTAATGCTCCCCGTCGATCCGCACGGCCTGGAACAGGAAGGGCAGGCAGGCGGCGGCCAGCAGGCAATCCACCGACAAATCCTTACCCTGGAACAGCCGCATGCGTCCCCGCGCCACATTGGTGGCGCTGACGAAAAGGCGCATCTCCGCCGCCTCCCGCAGCACCTTGAAATCAATCAACCCTTCCAGAACATCGGCCAGCGGGTTCAGGCCCAGCGGGTTGAACTGATAGGGCGACATCATGCGGATCATCAGGTCGAACCCGGCATAGACCGGGTGCGCCTCCACATTGGGATTGCCGGTCAACTGCGTCAGGAAGGATGGCGACAGCGGGCCAAACGCGTTGGCTTTGGCCACCCGCCGCCAGAACCGGTACAGCAGATCACGCGCCGCCTGCGGCCCGCCCGTCAGCCAGCCATAGGCCATCAGGGCGCCGTTCATGGCTCCGGCGGACGTGCCGGAAATCGCCTCCACATCCAGCCGATCCAGTTCCAGCAACCGGTCCAGCACCCCCCAGGTAAAGGCCCCATGCGACCCGCCCCCCTGCAACGCAAGACCAATACGGGGGCGGGCGACGGTTTTTGATCGGGTCATGATGCGCTTTAACTGGAGGAAGGGAATTTGGAATGGGTAATTACTGCGCGGTCCAGCCGCCATCCACCGTCAAGGCAGCGCCCTTGATGTTGGCGGCGGCGGGCGATGACAGGAACACGGCCAGATCGCCCAGCTCCTCGGGCGTGGTGAACTGCTTGGACGGCTGCTTTTCCGACAGCAGTTTCACCTTGGCTTCCGTCTCGCTGATCCCCTCGCGCGCGGCCAGGGCGTCGATCTGCTTCTGCACCAGCGGCGTCAGCACCCAGCCAGGGCAGATGGCGTTGCAGGTGATGCCACCCTCGGCATTTTCCAGCGCCACCACCTTGGTCAGGCCGATCACGCCATGCTTGGCCGCGACATAGGCCGCCTTGTTGACGCTGGCCACCAGCCCATGCACCGATGCGATATTGATGATGCGGCCCCAGCCCTTGGCCTGCATATGCGGCAAGGCGGACTGGATGCCGTGGAACACCGCCGACAGATTGATGGCGATGACACTGTCCCAGCGTTCGGCGGGGAATTCCGTGACGGGCGCCGTGTGCTGAATCCCGGCATTATTGACCAGGATATCGACAGAGCCGAATGCTGCCACCGTCTCATCCACCATGGCCTTGATCTGATCCGGCTTGGTCATGTCGGCGGCGGAATACCGGGCCTTGACGCCGAAATCGGCCTCGATGCCGCTCCGCACCGCCTCGATCTCCGCCGCATCACCAAAGCCGTTCAGCACGATATCGGCGCCGGAAGCCGCCAGCTTGCGCGCAACACCAAGGCCGATGCCGCTGGTGGAGCCGGTGATGATGGCAACCTTACCCTTCAACATGATGGCACGCACTCCCTGCTGTGCTGATGGTTCTGTCGGTTAGGACTTGAATACTCATTCGACTTCCAAATCAAGGGTTCCCTTTCAACCGGTCGAGGATTCCCTGCACGGTTCCTTCCTTCTCCGGCTTCGGCGCTGGCTTCGCCTCAGGCTTGGGTGCCGCCGGGGCCGGGGCAGGGGGCTTGGGCTTCGCCGCCTCGGCCGCCTTGGCCTTGGCGGCTTCTGCGGCTTCGGCTGCGGCGGCCTGTTTGGCCAACCGATCCGCCTCCCGCTTGCCCAGCCAGCCATCGGCGGTTGCCACGTCCAGGGTGCGGACGGTGGACTGGTCCGGCCCGGTCAGGTTGATAGCCATGGGTGGTGCGTCTGCCGGGCTGGCGGGCGTGACCGTCAGGCCCAGATCCAGGGTGCGCTTGGCCCAGGACCAGCGCCCGGCCCCGGCCATCCGCCCCGCCGGCCCCGCCGCCTCAATCCCGCTCAGTGCCGCTACCTGATCGGCCAGGGTGAAGGACAGCGACAGGCTGTCGAAACCCGTCACCCCCTTGGCGCGCAGGGCGGTGCGCAGCTGCGTCGGCCCCTTCGGCCCGCCTTCAGACAGTTTCTTGCCCACCAGCGCCAGATCCAGCCCCGTGACGGACCCATCGCGCAGGCTCACCTTGCCCTCGCCGGCCAGGGCGGACAGGATGGCGCGCGGCGTGGGGCCGGCCCCCGTGCCCGTCACCGACAGGTCGAACCGACCCCCGCCCACGCCCAGCGACGGGCCGGTCAGCCAGCCCGGTGTGACCGCATCCTTGACGGCGAGGGTGATGGAACCCGACAGTGGCACCGGCCCTGGTTCCTCATCCGTCGCTAGCCCGGAGCGCTCCGTCTGTTCCAACGCGCCGGTCAGGGTGACATCGCCGCCCTGCCAGCGGCCCGCCGCTCCCTCCACCCGGATCAGGCCATTGCCGATGGTGAGCGGCAGGGTAACATTGCCCAGCTTCTCCCCCCCCAGGGTCAGTTGCGGCACGCTCAACTCCAGCTTGCCATTCAAACGGCGGGTCCAGCCCAGATCCCAGGCGGCCCCGTCGCGCGTCAGGGCCGGGATCACCAGATCGGCATCCAGCACCGACAGTGACAGTTTGCCGTCCAGCCGCGCCGGCCCGGTCCCGTCCGCCGGGGCCGGGGTCCAGGTCAG
Proteins encoded in this region:
- a CDS encoding patatin-like phospholipase family protein: MTRSKTVARPRIGLALQGGGSHGAFTWGVLDRLLELDRLDVEAISGTSAGAMNGALMAYGWLTGGPQAARDLLYRFWRRVAKANAFGPLSPSFLTQLTGNPNVEAHPVYAGFDLMIRMMSPYQFNPLGLNPLADVLEGLIDFKVLREAAEMRLFVSATNVARGRMRLFQGKDLSVDCLLAAACLPFLFQAVRIDGEHYWDGGYMGNPVLDPLIKECRTNDILIIQVTPIERPDVPKAPTAIVDRMNEVSFNSIFLRELRSIELVNRLLAKGAMTEEASGMRSIHLHRIEAEERMGHLGVSSKLNADWGFLSDLRDTGRAAADEWLARHEKDLGKRSSFETGPLFV
- a CDS encoding 3-hydroxybutyrate dehydrogenase produces the protein MLKGKVAIITGSTSGIGLGVARKLAASGADIVLNGFGDAAEIEAVRSGIEADFGVKARYSAADMTKPDQIKAMVDETVAAFGSVDILVNNAGIQHTAPVTEFPAERWDSVIAINLSAVFHGIQSALPHMQAKGWGRIINIASVHGLVASVNKAAYVAAKHGVIGLTKVVALENAEGGITCNAICPGWVLTPLVQKQIDALAAREGISETEAKVKLLSEKQPSKQFTTPEELGDLAVFLSSPAAANIKGAALTVDGGWTAQ